The Phragmitibacter flavus genome contains a region encoding:
- a CDS encoding LysR family transcriptional regulator: MDLRALRVFVEVVKLGGFTAASRSVHLTQPSISRVIKQLEDDLGHRLLTRDHREVTLTDAGNILYTHALTLLGESARLRTALSDMADLEKGELRLGIPPLGGTMFVPLIKRFKSRYPGIELHLHELASKPTELALTNAELDLGTLLLPVDPSRFNSVPLSRDRLMLVTQLESSWSQRKQVKLDELREESFILFPDGYGLNDLIHTACQAAGFTPLVAGRSSHTQLITGLVDSGMGVALLPMSVVHDATNVAVIELTSPSIAWHIGLAWLQGTYLSHAAKAMLQMVKQHPLPSARPRRG; encoded by the coding sequence ATGGATCTGCGCGCTTTGAGGGTTTTCGTCGAAGTGGTGAAGCTCGGAGGTTTCACCGCCGCGAGTCGAAGTGTGCATCTGACGCAGCCCTCCATCAGCCGGGTCATCAAACAACTCGAAGACGATCTCGGACACCGATTGCTCACCCGCGACCACCGCGAGGTGACCCTCACCGACGCCGGGAATATCCTCTACACCCACGCCCTGACCCTTCTCGGTGAAAGCGCCCGCTTGCGCACCGCTTTGTCCGACATGGCAGACCTCGAAAAAGGCGAGCTTCGTCTCGGCATCCCGCCCCTCGGCGGCACCATGTTTGTGCCATTGATCAAACGCTTCAAATCGCGTTATCCCGGAATCGAACTGCACCTTCACGAACTGGCCTCCAAACCCACCGAACTCGCACTCACCAACGCTGAACTGGATCTCGGCACTTTGCTTCTACCAGTGGACCCCTCGCGCTTCAATTCCGTGCCGCTCTCCCGCGATCGACTGATGCTGGTGACCCAACTGGAATCGTCATGGTCACAGCGCAAGCAGGTCAAGCTCGACGAACTTCGAGAAGAATCCTTCATCCTTTTTCCCGATGGTTACGGCTTGAACGATCTCATCCACACCGCGTGCCAGGCAGCCGGCTTCACTCCACTCGTAGCGGGCCGCAGCAGCCACACGCAGTTGATCACCGGATTGGTCGACAGCGGCATGGGCGTGGCATTGTTGCCGATGTCGGTGGTTCACGATGCCACCAACGTCGCCGTGATCGAACTCACCAGCCCCAGCATCGCCTGGCATATTGGTCTCGCCTGGCTGCAAGGCACCTACCTTTCTCATGCCGCCAAGGCGATGCTGCAAATGGTGAAACAACATCCCTTGCCATCAGCCCGACCACGACGCGGATAA
- a CDS encoding response regulator transcription factor: protein MVTLSTDGSRQSRQENAFTHSHAVPPAKAGGLVCVVDHQQARRLQMERNLRDAGYRVLGFGSGRDFLSMLPCSLPACVILALELPDMTGLEVQLAMKAGDRGEKVVFVAEQGTLVSCVQAMKAGAVDFFAWPVMPELLLQAVEIALARSGSWWRKRSSQSTARARMDSLTRREVEVLRLMIRGRLNRQIAETLGTAEATIKIHRRHIMEKLEVRSLPEVVIIAQTSGMIPQPLSEAMRREDRKVAMSS from the coding sequence ATGGTTACCCTATCAACCGATGGATCGCGACAGAGCCGCCAGGAAAATGCGTTTACCCATTCGCATGCCGTTCCTCCAGCAAAGGCGGGGGGATTGGTTTGCGTGGTGGATCACCAGCAGGCGCGACGTTTGCAGATGGAGCGAAATTTGCGCGATGCCGGGTATCGCGTTTTGGGATTTGGTTCGGGTCGGGATTTTTTGTCGATGCTGCCATGCTCGTTGCCGGCTTGTGTGATTCTCGCGCTTGAACTGCCAGACATGACGGGTCTTGAGGTGCAGCTGGCGATGAAGGCTGGTGACCGTGGAGAGAAGGTGGTGTTTGTCGCTGAGCAGGGGACACTGGTTTCCTGTGTGCAGGCCATGAAGGCGGGGGCGGTGGATTTTTTTGCGTGGCCGGTGATGCCCGAGTTGCTTCTGCAGGCAGTGGAGATTGCACTGGCGCGTTCGGGATCGTGGTGGCGCAAGCGATCAAGCCAGTCGACGGCGCGGGCGCGCATGGATTCGCTGACGCGGCGTGAGGTGGAAGTGTTGAGGTTGATGATTCGCGGTCGGCTGAATCGTCAAATCGCGGAGACGCTTGGAACGGCGGAGGCAACCATCAAAATTCACCGTCGTCATATCATGGAAAAACTCGAAGTGAGGTCGTTGCCGGAGGTGGTGATCATCGCGCAGACGTCGGGGATGATTCCGCAGCCGTTGTCGGAGGCCATGAGAAGAGAGGACCGGAAAGTGGCGATGAGTTCATAG
- a CDS encoding type B 50S ribosomal protein L31, translated as MKKDIHPVSYPVVFIDITCGARFVTRSTMKSDKVELIDGVEHFVHAISVSAESHPFYTGKSTFVDTEGRIDKFTKRFGDSALRRAGKPKLEKLGS; from the coding sequence ATGAAAAAAGACATCCATCCTGTAAGTTATCCGGTTGTATTCATCGACATCACCTGCGGGGCTCGATTCGTCACGCGTTCGACGATGAAAAGCGACAAAGTTGAGTTGATCGACGGGGTGGAGCATTTTGTGCATGCCATCAGTGTTTCTGCGGAGTCGCATCCGTTCTACACGGGCAAAAGCACGTTCGTTGATACGGAGGGGCGGATTGACAAATTCACCAAACGTTTTGGTGACAGTGCATTGCGTCGTGCGGGCAAACCCAAGTTGGAAAAGCTGGGCAGCTGA
- a CDS encoding CobW family GTP-binding protein: MKITLITGFLGAGKTTFLKRLLREQALANRFGVIVNDLSELEVDGELLRIGHAVSEEAGTLVSLFDGSISGERRADFSQALASMREAKMEHVLVETSGGSHPQAVIDELLSCRGATLHAVATLVDARALLHDYDGGVGLIRQLADNEQNDLRTAENLLADQLRAASVIIVTKLDMVPEDALPMIFRTLQVLNPGAQLAACAYGRLDASVLLDAPPYSRNEATPSSAMAKFHDIGSTVIRDSRPLHPQRFFEQYQQRLGLGLFRSKGFIWLASRPDQVLLWNQAGGAMGLEFLGIWRAHILATDGRLLPEEIAHLQEKLAGAHPLFGDRGCEITLIGQARDREIFAREMEACFCTEDEIEDWQRGREFVDPWPKNLRKLD; this comes from the coding sequence ATGAAAATCACGCTCATCACCGGCTTTCTTGGAGCGGGGAAGACGACATTTTTGAAGCGTCTGTTGCGTGAACAGGCTTTGGCGAACCGGTTTGGGGTGATCGTGAATGACCTGAGCGAGTTGGAGGTGGATGGTGAATTGTTGCGCATCGGGCATGCGGTGTCTGAAGAGGCGGGGACGCTGGTGAGTTTGTTTGATGGGTCCATTTCCGGGGAGCGTCGCGCGGATTTCTCCCAGGCACTTGCAAGCATGCGCGAAGCGAAGATGGAGCATGTGCTGGTGGAAACTTCTGGCGGTTCGCATCCGCAAGCGGTGATTGACGAGCTGCTTTCCTGCCGTGGTGCCACGCTGCATGCCGTGGCGACGCTGGTGGATGCGCGTGCGTTGTTGCACGATTATGACGGGGGCGTGGGACTGATCCGTCAGCTTGCCGACAACGAGCAAAACGATCTGCGCACGGCGGAAAACCTGCTGGCGGATCAACTTCGCGCGGCCAGTGTCATCATTGTGACCAAGCTGGACATGGTGCCGGAAGATGCGTTGCCGATGATTTTTCGAACGCTGCAAGTCTTGAATCCCGGGGCACAACTGGCAGCCTGCGCCTATGGACGTCTGGATGCGTCGGTATTGCTGGATGCACCGCCGTATTCACGCAACGAGGCGACGCCGTCGTCCGCCATGGCGAAGTTTCATGACATTGGTTCCACGGTGATTCGCGATTCACGACCGCTTCATCCGCAACGCTTTTTTGAGCAGTATCAGCAACGACTTGGGCTGGGGCTGTTCCGTAGCAAAGGTTTCATCTGGCTGGCGAGCAGACCGGACCAGGTGCTTCTCTGGAATCAGGCGGGAGGTGCAATGGGGTTGGAATTTCTCGGGATCTGGCGGGCGCACATTCTTGCGACGGACGGTCGTTTGTTGCCGGAAGAAATCGCCCATTTGCAAGAGAAACTCGCAGGTGCGCATCCATTGTTCGGGGACCGGGGGTGTGAGATTACGCTGATCGGACAAGCGCGTGACCGGGAGATTTTTGCCAGGGAGATGGAGGCGTGTTTCTGCACGGAAGATGAAATTGAAGACTGGCAACGGGGGCGGGAATTCGTTGATCCGTGGCCCAAAAATCTGCGCAAGCTGGATTGA
- a CDS encoding NAD(P)/FAD-dependent oxidoreductase, with protein sequence MDQTKTLEVVIVGAGAAGLGCAVALRDCGVKKLLVLERDGVGSSFRKWPKQMRLITPSFYSNPFKQTDLNAITPQSSLADFVHKEHPSGEDYANYLRACVGHYQVPVEVGVEVLALTPHRQGWSLMTNRGELQARFVIWAAGEFSQPHDGGIRGGEHCLHNSQVKDWSKLEGDTFTLVGGYESGIDAAIHLAWRGKQVNVLSRGEPWHDDDPDPSRSLSPFTRDRLREALEDAPGTIRFYKNAVITEVRHDHGGWRLLDDAGNVFDSVTQPILCTGFHKALAPVKHLFAEHDGQMVFSEDADESTLHEGLFYSGPSLSHRQSLFCFIYKFRSRFGIIARAIAERLGLPWEEPLQAWREHGFMVDDLSCCTDCQCAVNGENDEIAEAVEFAGAGEK encoded by the coding sequence ATGGATCAGACCAAAACACTGGAGGTTGTCATTGTCGGCGCAGGTGCGGCGGGTTTGGGATGCGCGGTGGCGTTGAGGGATTGTGGGGTGAAGAAGCTGTTGGTGCTGGAGCGGGATGGCGTGGGAAGTTCGTTTCGAAAGTGGCCCAAACAAATGCGTTTGATCACGCCGAGTTTTTACAGCAATCCGTTTAAACAAACGGATCTGAATGCGATCACGCCGCAATCGTCGCTGGCGGATTTTGTTCACAAGGAGCATCCTAGTGGGGAGGATTACGCCAACTATCTGCGGGCATGCGTGGGGCATTATCAGGTGCCGGTGGAGGTGGGCGTTGAAGTGTTGGCGTTGACCCCGCATCGGCAGGGGTGGAGTTTGATGACGAATCGGGGGGAGTTGCAGGCACGGTTTGTGATCTGGGCGGCGGGTGAGTTCAGCCAGCCCCATGATGGTGGCATTCGCGGTGGCGAGCATTGCCTTCACAATTCGCAGGTTAAAGACTGGAGCAAGCTGGAGGGGGACACGTTTACTTTGGTAGGTGGTTATGAGAGCGGCATCGATGCGGCCATTCATCTCGCGTGGCGGGGCAAACAGGTGAATGTGTTGAGCAGGGGCGAGCCTTGGCATGACGATGATCCTGATCCGAGCCGCAGCCTGAGTCCTTTCACGCGGGACCGGTTGCGCGAGGCGTTGGAAGATGCACCGGGGACCATCCGCTTTTACAAGAATGCGGTGATTACGGAAGTGCGGCACGATCATGGCGGATGGCGTTTGCTGGATGATGCGGGCAATGTCTTTGATTCAGTCACGCAGCCGATTCTCTGCACCGGGTTTCACAAGGCGCTGGCACCGGTGAAACATCTGTTTGCGGAGCATGACGGGCAGATGGTGTTTAGTGAAGACGCGGATGAAAGCACCTTGCATGAGGGGTTGTTTTACAGTGGTCCTTCGCTGAGCCACCGGCAGAGTTTGTTTTGTTTTATCTACAAATTCCGCTCGCGGTTTGGCATCATTGCCCGTGCCATCGCGGAGCGTTTGGGCCTGCCTTGGGAGGAGCCTCTTCAGGCTTGGCGCGAGCATGGGTTCATGGTGGATGACCTGAGTTGCTGCACGGACTGCCAATGTGCGGTGAACGGAGAAAATGACGAGATTGCGGAGGCGGTGGAATTTGCCGGAGCGGGAGAGAAATGA
- a CDS encoding nucleoside recognition domain-containing protein, whose translation MKTTDTSTIVLAGLESAGKSALFRGLTGHAAGDEANFRGSTVVCRKCRVTGCACDVVDTPGIRAKSDAATTQLALNATGEADVVLLVARSTDASSEIEILLKELDLKQKRSALAITFLDKAPAEIEALAAHYREALEIPVVLVNSRTLDATSREAVLQAMAQASPVNGGRALEFAPPVMARVRPQTTLFEQRLWGPWLSLLAMAMMFALPVYAAYWFASWAQPLLDERLISPMKEAFSWLPSLPQALLTGGYGVITLGWYSFLWAFPVVVLLALSVAIAEETGLKDRITAALDPWLRRVGLDGRDLIPVLMGFGCNVVAVFQSRSCSSCTRKSCVSMIAFGSACSYQIGASLSIFAASGHPGLFVPYLFMLIVVGALHTRFWHGGLSSTHAQPLHERAFLQVPSARAVRWRVKASLKQFLLQAMPVFLLICIIAALLEYLGVMAVLEVGLAPLMTWLKLPVEAAGAILFSVLRKDGLLTLNSNEGTLLVSMGEAQIFLVVWLASTLTACLVTLWTIKKELGWMTAFKLAGRQAATSAMASVVMVIFL comes from the coding sequence ATGAAGACGACTGACACTTCCACCATCGTGCTGGCAGGCCTTGAGTCGGCGGGCAAAAGCGCGCTGTTTCGCGGACTCACCGGACATGCTGCCGGCGATGAGGCGAATTTTCGGGGGTCGACGGTGGTGTGTCGAAAGTGTCGTGTCACGGGTTGTGCCTGCGATGTGGTGGACACCCCGGGAATACGGGCGAAGTCCGATGCCGCCACCACCCAACTGGCGCTGAACGCGACGGGGGAGGCGGACGTGGTGTTGCTGGTGGCCCGCAGCACGGATGCCAGCAGTGAAATCGAGATTTTGCTGAAGGAACTGGATCTGAAGCAGAAGCGCAGCGCGCTTGCCATCACCTTTCTCGACAAAGCCCCTGCGGAGATCGAAGCGTTGGCCGCCCACTATCGTGAAGCGCTGGAAATTCCCGTGGTGCTGGTCAATTCCCGCACGCTGGATGCGACCTCGCGCGAGGCGGTTTTGCAGGCCATGGCCCAGGCGTCGCCGGTGAATGGTGGTCGCGCGTTGGAGTTCGCCCCACCCGTCATGGCTCGGGTGAGACCTCAGACCACGCTGTTCGAGCAGCGGTTGTGGGGACCATGGTTGTCGCTGCTGGCCATGGCGATGATGTTTGCGTTGCCGGTGTATGCGGCCTACTGGTTTGCCAGTTGGGCGCAACCATTGCTGGATGAGCGGTTGATTTCTCCGATGAAGGAGGCGTTCTCGTGGCTGCCGTCGTTGCCGCAAGCTTTGCTGACCGGAGGTTATGGAGTCATTACTTTGGGATGGTATTCCTTTCTGTGGGCTTTCCCCGTGGTGGTTTTGCTGGCTTTGAGCGTTGCCATTGCTGAGGAGACCGGGTTGAAAGATCGCATCACGGCTGCGTTGGATCCATGGTTGCGGCGGGTGGGCCTGGACGGTCGCGATTTGATCCCCGTTCTGATGGGATTCGGCTGCAATGTGGTGGCGGTTTTTCAAAGCCGCTCCTGCTCGTCATGCACCCGCAAATCCTGCGTGTCGATGATCGCCTTTGGAAGTGCCTGCAGTTATCAGATTGGGGCTTCATTGAGCATCTTCGCGGCATCTGGCCATCCAGGGTTGTTTGTTCCGTATCTATTCATGCTGATTGTGGTCGGTGCCCTGCACACCCGTTTTTGGCATGGTGGATTGTCGTCAACTCATGCGCAACCTTTGCACGAGCGCGCGTTTTTGCAGGTGCCTTCCGCTCGCGCGGTCCGCTGGCGGGTGAAGGCATCGCTCAAGCAATTCCTGCTGCAAGCAATGCCGGTATTTTTGTTGATCTGTATCATCGCTGCCTTGCTGGAGTATCTGGGTGTGATGGCCGTTCTTGAAGTCGGACTGGCCCCGTTGATGACCTGGTTAAAGCTCCCGGTGGAAGCGGCGGGTGCCATCCTGTTTTCGGTTCTTCGCAAGGATGGTTTGCTGACCCTCAACAGCAATGAGGGCACCTTGCTCGTTTCAATGGGTGAAGCACAAATTTTTCTGGTGGTGTGGCTTGCTTCGACGTTGACGGCCTGCCTGGTGACGCTGTGGACGATTAAAAAGGAATTGGGCTGGATGACGGCATTCAAGTTGGCAGGAAGACAGGCCGCAACGTCGGCGATGGCCAGTGTCGTGATGGTGATTTTCCTGTGA
- a CDS encoding type II secretion system protein, translating into MTCFNKRGFTLLELLVVIGIIALLGSMGFAATQGILVKSRQAKCASNLRQIGVAVIGYTQENAGNFPVSTHGLDVTTYGNAWIYSLAPYLSDVEEVRICPADPKSAERLEAKGTSYIMNSFLTVPKLSPFGEPMGGFTNLNGLSSMTNTPMAFIINFSKGVGVTNDHTHSEAWTNWGRVVEDIQPDAFRLGSERPDRSSGSSNYLFVDGHVENIKAEVIQGWISSGYNFADPASKTKS; encoded by the coding sequence ATGACTTGCTTTAATAAGCGCGGGTTTACCCTGCTGGAACTTTTGGTGGTGATAGGGATCATTGCCCTGTTGGGATCGATGGGTTTCGCCGCAACCCAAGGCATATTGGTCAAATCCAGGCAGGCTAAATGTGCCAGCAATTTGCGCCAGATTGGGGTCGCGGTCATTGGTTACACCCAGGAAAACGCTGGAAATTTCCCCGTGTCGACTCACGGGCTTGATGTCACCACTTACGGGAACGCGTGGATCTACTCGCTTGCGCCCTATTTGTCTGATGTGGAGGAAGTGCGCATTTGTCCGGCCGATCCCAAGTCAGCCGAACGGTTGGAGGCCAAGGGCACCAGTTACATCATGAACAGCTTCCTGACGGTTCCCAAGCTCAGTCCGTTTGGTGAGCCGATGGGAGGTTTCACCAATTTGAACGGGCTTTCATCTATGACGAATACGCCCATGGCGTTCATCATCAATTTCTCCAAGGGTGTGGGGGTGACCAACGATCACACGCATTCCGAAGCGTGGACAAACTGGGGCAGGGTGGTTGAGGACATTCAACCCGATGCATTCCGCCTTGGATCAGAGCGTCCTGATCGTTCTTCTGGCTCGTCCAACTACCTGTTTGTTGATGGTCATGTGGAAAACATCAAGGCGGAAGTCATCCAAGGATGGATTTCAAGCGGCTATAATTTTGCCGATCCAGCATCCAAAACAAAATCCTGA
- a CDS encoding choice-of-anchor M domain-containing protein: MNTSVRFFSVVAAMSAWVTVSPAFVHGVVIAGPGHMDINMNIDEDGQWTFALDHDGAGSGFEGGGGSGAFTREADVETVIYIPGSKSLNRPSGSTWDFFGVGAGQPLWIFGQNQDQSFVWPGLNTEETTPGLISTWRPDHPLLTAANSYMELRLTDMQYYGEGTANHFSMWIAGAFGSSNVWMSTANGIDSNDAFFMLPGGHSHMNWGFTSQGIYDLTFVARTMLDGEMVTSDPFTLRFGINATSIVPEPGRVLLLVAGCALMFLRRRR; encoded by the coding sequence ATGAATACGAGTGTTCGATTTTTTAGCGTGGTGGCCGCGATGTCGGCATGGGTGACGGTGTCTCCCGCTTTTGTCCACGGTGTGGTGATCGCTGGTCCGGGGCATATGGACATCAACATGAACATTGATGAGGATGGCCAATGGACCTTTGCGCTCGATCACGATGGAGCAGGCAGCGGATTTGAAGGCGGTGGCGGGAGCGGCGCCTTCACAAGAGAAGCGGATGTTGAAACGGTGATCTACATCCCGGGATCAAAAAGCCTGAATCGACCTTCCGGAAGCACATGGGATTTTTTTGGTGTGGGGGCGGGACAGCCCTTGTGGATCTTTGGACAGAATCAGGATCAAAGTTTCGTGTGGCCCGGTTTAAATACGGAAGAAACGACGCCGGGATTAATCAGCACCTGGCGGCCTGATCATCCTCTTCTCACCGCAGCGAATTCATACATGGAGCTGCGGTTAACTGACATGCAGTATTATGGTGAGGGGACGGCCAATCATTTTTCCATGTGGATCGCCGGAGCATTTGGCAGTTCCAACGTCTGGATGTCGACCGCCAATGGAATTGATTCCAACGACGCCTTCTTTATGCTTCCAGGCGGACACTCTCATATGAACTGGGGCTTTACCAGTCAGGGCATTTATGACCTAACGTTTGTTGCCCGCACTATGCTTGATGGGGAGATGGTGACCAGTGATCCCTTTACCCTGCGATTCGGTATAAACGCCACCAGTATTGTGCCCGAACCAGGTCGCGTATTGCTGTTGGTGGCGGGTTGCGCCTTGATGTTTTTGAGAAGACGCAGGTGA
- a CDS encoding outer membrane protein OmpK: MRTFSPTKNTGLIAIACMTLQLLMIAPPTTHAGETPSGKGVATTETKSSGFFNFTSTSLWYLYGFNWDTPFSASEERDLITLEHFNDNKFGDFFLFVDFMNLTTYDTGLEPKTGFDVYGEASPRLSLSKLTGKEPGKGFIKDFFIYSGTFEFGRAGSLKNINQAFGTDIDYTQTRQLHGVAVDFNMPGFLVSSLNLYWRDDLDLDGSTWQLTYVWIIPFSIGSCDFKFLGFADFAGSEDYTVETFHSSPQLIMDIGKPLGLPKGKLYAGVEVDIWINEFGVKGQDDFVPQALITYFF, translated from the coding sequence ATGAGAACATTCAGCCCCACCAAAAATACCGGCCTCATCGCCATCGCCTGCATGACCCTGCAACTGCTGATGATCGCCCCACCAACAACCCACGCCGGTGAAACCCCGAGCGGCAAAGGTGTCGCCACCACCGAAACCAAAAGCAGCGGATTCTTCAACTTTACCTCCACCAGCCTTTGGTATCTCTACGGTTTCAATTGGGACACGCCATTCAGCGCCTCTGAGGAACGCGACCTGATCACTCTGGAGCATTTCAACGACAACAAGTTCGGTGATTTTTTTCTGTTTGTCGACTTCATGAACCTCACCACCTATGACACCGGCCTCGAACCCAAAACTGGCTTTGATGTCTACGGAGAAGCCAGCCCGCGCCTGAGCCTCAGCAAACTCACCGGCAAGGAACCCGGCAAAGGATTCATCAAGGACTTCTTCATCTACTCCGGCACCTTTGAATTCGGTCGCGCTGGCTCATTGAAGAACATCAACCAGGCCTTCGGCACCGACATCGACTACACCCAGACCCGTCAACTGCACGGTGTCGCCGTCGATTTCAACATGCCAGGGTTCCTCGTCTCCAGCCTCAACCTCTACTGGCGCGATGACCTCGATCTTGATGGCTCCACCTGGCAGCTCACTTATGTATGGATCATCCCCTTCAGCATCGGCAGCTGCGACTTCAAATTCCTTGGTTTCGCGGACTTCGCTGGATCGGAAGATTACACGGTTGAAACCTTCCACAGCAGCCCCCAGCTCATCATGGACATTGGCAAACCTCTCGGCCTCCCCAAAGGCAAACTCTACGCCGGGGTTGAAGTGGACATCTGGATCAACGAATTCGGCGTCAAAGGCCAGGACGACTTCGTTCCCCAAGCCCTCATCACTTACTTCTTCTAA
- the msrB gene encoding peptide-methionine (R)-S-oxide reductase MsrB, protein MRSVFRFPLCHCCVAAMLATSIGLHAEENSSKSAPETNTPSKTVNTDPASAQATAEGKKAKPLPTDEELKKTLTPLQYAVTRENGTERPFTELYDTWKKEGDGIYVDLISGAPLFSSKDKFDAKCGWPAFSKPITDNEIKELKDVSHGMTRVEVRSESGDAHLGHVFDDGPKELGGLRYCINAAAMRFVPKEKMKEAGYGNLLVKIFGDENPSDTTAAKAEAK, encoded by the coding sequence ATGAGATCCGTTTTTCGCTTCCCCTTGTGCCATTGCTGCGTGGCGGCAATGCTGGCCACGTCCATCGGCCTTCATGCTGAAGAAAATTCATCGAAGAGCGCTCCAGAGACCAACACTCCATCCAAAACTGTGAACACCGATCCCGCATCCGCCCAGGCCACTGCTGAAGGAAAAAAAGCCAAACCGTTGCCGACGGATGAGGAATTGAAGAAGACGCTGACTCCGCTTCAGTATGCGGTGACGAGGGAGAATGGGACGGAGCGTCCGTTCACGGAATTGTATGACACCTGGAAAAAAGAGGGCGACGGCATTTACGTGGATTTGATTTCGGGAGCGCCGTTGTTTTCGTCAAAAGACAAGTTTGATGCGAAGTGTGGCTGGCCGGCTTTCAGCAAACCCATCACCGATAATGAGATTAAAGAATTGAAAGATGTGTCCCACGGGATGACCAGGGTGGAAGTGCGTTCCGAGTCGGGCGACGCGCATCTCGGCCATGTATTTGATGACGGTCCCAAAGAGCTGGGGGGACTTCGTTATTGCATCAACGCGGCGGCAATGAGGTTTGTGCCCAAGGAAAAGATGAAGGAGGCGGGATACGGAAATCTGCTGGTGAAGATCTTTGGGGACGAGAACCCGTCCGACACAACGGCGGCGAAGGCAGAAGCCAAGTGA